TGCCCAAACGTCGACGGAGACGGGATGGCGTGGGGAATAGAGCCGTGCAGCGCCGCGAGGGCTGTGCGTTCCGCGCGTAAGGTCTGGAGCGGTAGGCTGTGGGTGAAGATGACACCGCAGGCGGCCGATCCCGCAGCGGTAGCAAAGGCGATAGCGGATGAGGGCGCTGACGCACTGGTCGTCGCTAATACTTGGCTTGGCATGACGATGGATATGAACACCGGCAGACCTGCATTCGACCGTGTTTTTGCCGGGCTCTCGGGACCGGCTGTGTTTCCCCTTGCTCTTCGCCTCGTGTGGCAGGTATGCGGAGCTGTGGATATTCCGATAGTCGGCTGCGGCGGCGTTACATCCGCGAGCGATTGTGCGGCTATGGTGCTCGCAGGGGCTTCTGCTGTCGAGGTTGGGACGGCGTTTTTCAGGAATTTAAATGCCGGTGCGGAGATATGCGACGGATTGCCGGCCTTTGTCAGACAATATGGGCTGTCTTCGCTTGCCGAACTGACAGGGATGGCACGAAAGTAGAGACTGTTTCGATTTGGGAGTGTCTGATGCGCGGCTGAATAACCAAATGCGCAGATGATTATTAAACATTTTGGGCAGACACATAGTATAATCTAGAGGAGCGGGTCATGCCGTTACGATGTCCGGTTCCGGACCGGATGATTTCCGGCGCGGGATATGTTTTGTCGTCATATGTTTAATAAGGAGAAATCTAATGGATCCCAATAGTACAAAACCTCTGATAATAACGATAGACGGGCCGGCAGGGGCCGGTAAGAGCACTGTTGCTCGAGGGGTCGCGGAAAAAACGGGGCTTCATTATCTTGATACCGGAGCAATTTACAGGGCTGTCGCATGGTGGCTGAGCAAAAAGGGCATCTCACCCTCTGACGAAGCCGATATAGAAAAAGCCATGAAGGATTTTTCCTTGTCGTTTGATAAAGGGAAGATCTACGTATGCGGCAGGGATGTGACTAAGGATATACGTATGCCTGAGGTGGACTGTATTGTCTCTTCTTACTCGGCGCTTAGGAATATAAGAGATTCACTGCTCTCTCTTCAGAGGGAGCAGGCGGAAGAAGGGCTCGTCGCTGATGGTCGGGATATGGGGACCGTAGTATTTCCTGATGCGGACCTTAAGGTATTTCTGACCGCATCCGCTGAAGAGCGTGCCTCGCGCAGATACAAAGAGCGGATCGCACGCGGAGAGACAGCAGACTACGACGAGATATTGAAACAGGTGAACGAACGTGACCGATACGACACCGACCGTGAAATCGCACCCCTTCGGCCGGCACAGGGTTGTATTATCCTGGACAGTACAGATATGACTATTGATGAGGTTGTTGACGCAATATCGGCGCTTGCGTCGGAGTTTGGGAGAAATAAGCATAATTGAGCAGACAGAAGAGATCCATAGACCTTTCAACGAGGCCCTACAAGGCGATCATTGCCGCAGTCGACAGGAAGAATTCGGACGATACGGAGGTCTCCCTTGACGAACTTGTGATGCTGCTGGAGAACCTTGGTATCCCTACTGCGGCAAGGGCTGTACAGCACAGGGACATGCCTGATCCTGCCAGCTTTATCGGTTCTGGGAAGGCTGAAGAAATAAAGGATTTTGCATCAAAGTTGTCAGCGACACTGCTTGTGGTCGATGATTTTCTGACCCCGACTCAGAAGAGCAACCTTCAGAAGCTGACATCGCTTCCAGTATGGGACAGGGCTTTTGTGATAATGAAGATTTTTGAACGCAGGGCCCACACGGCTGAGGCAAAATTGCAGGTCGAGCTTGCCCATTGCAGATACGAGATCCCAAGTCTGAAGGGGCTTGGTCACCAAATGTCCCGCACCGGAGGCGGCATAGGCACCAGAGGCCCGGGCGAGACTGAATTTGAACGCCACAGGAGGAAACTTGAACGGCGGATAAAGAGCATCACGTCCCGCCTTGCGGAAGTCAGCAGGCGCAGAGGAGAGAGGCGTGACAGACGCAGAAAGGACGGGGCTCCTCTCGTTGCTCTGGTCGGTTATACGAACAGCGGCAAGTCGACGCTGCTCAAGGCTCTTTCTAATGACTCTACGATATTATCTGCAGATCAACTTTTTTCGACGCTGGATACGGTCACCAGACGCATAAACTATAGAGACGGCGGAGCATTTTTGCTTTCTGACACAGTAGGCTTCATTCGTAAGCTCCCGCCTGAACTGGTGGCGGCTTTCAGAGCCACTCTTGAGGAAGTCGCAGGCGCCGATCTGCTGCTGCTGGTGCTGGATTCTTCCGATAGGGATCCGGTGGAGAGCTTTGATATAGTCCTTGCAACGCTCAGGGCATTGGATGCTGATATGCTGCCGCGCATGATCCTGCTCAATAAGATAGATAAAACAGGTGAAAGCGCGGGATTCATAGCTACTGAGCTGAGGGCCCGCGGAGAAGAAACTGTCAGTATATGCGCATTGACCGGAGAAGGTTTCGATGAACTGCTCCGAAAAATCAGGGAGAGGCTGGAAGAGTTATCGCCTGCAATTGTAAGGCAATAGCATCGTGGAAACCTTTAGATAAATTATAGCTGTTTGCCTGGCGTAGGGCCGGCAGTTAATAGTATGATAAATCGATCGAATGATCCGGCGAGGATCAGAGATGGGATGTGATCAACAATGTATGTCAGCATGACAGGTTTCAGCAGGGCGCGGCTTCAGCTGCCGTGGGGAACGCTCAGCCTTGAAATATCGAGCGTCAACCATAGGTATCAAGAAATATTCGTAAAACTGCCCCGTGAGTTTTCAAGCTGGGAGCCATGGTTTCATCAGAAGCTGCGCAAATGTTTCAGGCGCGGCAAACTGCAGGTGCGCATGGATGTGATGTGGGCTCCTACGTTCCGGATAGGGCGTATAAATAAAGATATCCTATCCTCATACTGCGATGAACTGCTGCAGATACAGCGCTCAATGGGGCAGGCGAGAGAGCTTGAACTCGAGATGGTCTTATCTTTGCCCGGTGTTCTTGACATTCCAAGGTTTGAGGACAGCGAAGCGGCGGAGACTCTTGAGGATGTTTTCGACAGGCTTATAACAGACGCTGCCGCTTCATGGCGTTCAATGCGCGAAGCAGAGGGTGCGCAGCTTAAAAAAGAGGTCTTGATCCACCTGGCCGAGCTTGAAAGGCTGACCGGTGAGATAGAAGCCCGGTGGCTGCCAACTAAGGATGCCGCACTTCAGGCGGTTCGCACCAGGATATCAGAGGCGCTGGAAGGACTCGGCGAAAGACTGGACGAAAGCAGATTCCTTCAGGAGATAGTCCTATTCACAGACAAGTGGGATGTTTCAGAAGAGCTCGCGAGGCTCAAAAGCCATATGTCAAAGTTTCGTTCGGCAGGAGATGAATCGGAGTCTGCCGGGCGTAAACTTGATTTTATTGTTCAGGAAATGAACCGCGAGGTCAACACGCTTGACTCGAAGATTGCGGATGCCGATATCCGATGGCTTGCAGTGGAAGCCAAGGCTGCTCTCGAAAGAGTCCGTGAACAGATACAGAATCTGGAATAAACGGCCATGAATTATAAACTTGTACATGTCGGATTTGGGAATATGGTCGTTGCTGAGCGGATAGTTGCGATAATCACCCCATCCTCCGCCCCGATAAAGAGGCTCAAGGAAGAGGCGCGGGAGGCTGGCCTGCTTGTTGATGTCACCCAGGGAAGAAAAACACGCGCAATACTTGTTATGGACAGCAGGCATGTCATACTGTCGGCGATCCAGCCTGAGACTATAACAGGTCGTTTTGAGGGAGAAGATGGGAAGGAAGAGAAACAATGAGGGGACATCTCTACGTGCTGTCAGGACCAGCCGGAGTTGGAAAGGGAACTGTGTTGCGTGAAGTTTTTTCACGACTGGACAACATTATTTATTCCATTTCCTGCACTACCCGTGCGCCAAGGCCTGGCGAAATAGACGGGATCCATTATCATTTTATGGACGAAAATGTCTTTAAAAAAATGGTAGAGGATGGAATGTTTCTGGAATGGGCAAAGGTACACGGGAACTATTACGGTACAAGAAAGGATATAGTGCTGGAGATGCTTGAAAAAGGAATGGACGTGCTTCTTGAAATAGATGTCCAGGGAGCGGAGCAGGTCAAGCGGAAAATGCCTGAATCTGTTACGATATTCATCCAGCCTCCGTCCTTTGAAGAGCTTGTGAAGCGCCTTACGGGGCGGGGCACGGAAAGCCCTGAGGATCTGGAGCTTAGGATAAAAGACGCAAAAACAGAGATAAAATACGCCGACAGGTTTGAACATCAGATAATCAACGATACTGTTGACAAAGCTGCAGAAGATTTTATAAAAATAGTGAAAAAATATCGGGAGGCTGCAAAATGATATATATGGATCTTGAGAAAATTTACAAAGATAGAAACATCCCAAATAAATATATCCTTACTCTTGTCATAGCGGCACGCGCACGTCAGCTCAGCGAGAGGAAAGGTGCTTTGCTGGGTTATGATGAAAAATTTATAACTAAGGCAGTGGAAGACCTCATAGAAGGACGTATCCGTTATTCTGTTATAGACACGTCGACACAGAAGACTGCAAATGAGCCAGTGGAAGTCTGACAAAAAAATACTTTTTGGAATAAGCGGAGGCATAGCGGCGTATAAGGCGCCGGATATACTGCATGGCCTGGTAAAGGCCGGCTGCGAGGTCGAGACGATATTGACTGAGTCTGCCGAGCAGTTTGTCAGTCCGCTTGCGCTGTCGACGCTGAGCGGCCGTACTGTATGGTGCGAACGGGATTTCCTGTCCAGTGAAAAGGGATGGAAGATCCCGCATATAAAACTTACAGAATGGGCGGATGTTTTTGTAATTGCCCCATGCACGGCAAACGTACTAAGGATGTGTGCGGACGGGGACAGCAGCACTCTTCTCGGCGCAGCCATGCTTGCAAACAATAAGCCGCTTTTGCTATTCCCTGCGATGAACTGCAACATGCTTGCCCATCCCGCCACACAGCGGCACATTAAGGCTGTCATAGACATGGGATCCACAGTTGTGGACCCTGACAGCGGTATGCTGGCATGCGGATACGAGGGGAAGGGCAGGCTGCCGGCGTATAATGTAATATATGAGCACATATGGCGTGTGCTCTGTCCCAAAAAGGATATGTCAGGGATGAAGGTACTTGTGACAGCAGGTCCAACGCATGA
Above is a window of Synergistaceae bacterium DNA encoding:
- a CDS encoding dihydroorotate dehydrogenase → MSIDLSVKIGTLELPFPVIPASGVWPYEEEFWRGEKLDGMGAVCTKAISLNARKGNSGTRLWETPSGILNSIGLQNIGVQGFIEKYHSMAVDCGRPVIANVVMEREEETEETLMRLQEAGGISAAELNISCPNVDGDGMAWGIEPCSAARAVRSARKVWSGRLWVKMTPQAADPAAVAKAIADEGADALVVANTWLGMTMDMNTGRPAFDRVFAGLSGPAVFPLALRLVWQVCGAVDIPIVGCGGVTSASDCAAMVLAGASAVEVGTAFFRNLNAGAEICDGLPAFVRQYGLSSLAELTGMARK
- the cmk gene encoding (d)CMP kinase, with product MDPNSTKPLIITIDGPAGAGKSTVARGVAEKTGLHYLDTGAIYRAVAWWLSKKGISPSDEADIEKAMKDFSLSFDKGKIYVCGRDVTKDIRMPEVDCIVSSYSALRNIRDSLLSLQREQAEEGLVADGRDMGTVVFPDADLKVFLTASAEERASRRYKERIARGETADYDEILKQVNERDRYDTDREIAPLRPAQGCIILDSTDMTIDEVVDAISALASEFGRNKHN
- the hflX gene encoding GTPase HflX, yielding MSRQKRSIDLSTRPYKAIIAAVDRKNSDDTEVSLDELVMLLENLGIPTAARAVQHRDMPDPASFIGSGKAEEIKDFASKLSATLLVVDDFLTPTQKSNLQKLTSLPVWDRAFVIMKIFERRAHTAEAKLQVELAHCRYEIPSLKGLGHQMSRTGGGIGTRGPGETEFERHRRKLERRIKSITSRLAEVSRRRGERRDRRRKDGAPLVALVGYTNSGKSTLLKALSNDSTILSADQLFSTLDTVTRRINYRDGGAFLLSDTVGFIRKLPPELVAAFRATLEEVAGADLLLLVLDSSDRDPVESFDIVLATLRALDADMLPRMILLNKIDKTGESAGFIATELRARGEETVSICALTGEGFDELLRKIRERLEELSPAIVRQ
- a CDS encoding YicC family protein, translating into MYVSMTGFSRARLQLPWGTLSLEISSVNHRYQEIFVKLPREFSSWEPWFHQKLRKCFRRGKLQVRMDVMWAPTFRIGRINKDILSSYCDELLQIQRSMGQARELELEMVLSLPGVLDIPRFEDSEAAETLEDVFDRLITDAAASWRSMREAEGAQLKKEVLIHLAELERLTGEIEARWLPTKDAALQAVRTRISEALEGLGERLDESRFLQEIVLFTDKWDVSEELARLKSHMSKFRSAGDESESAGRKLDFIVQEMNREVNTLDSKIADADIRWLAVEAKAALERVREQIQNLE
- a CDS encoding DUF370 domain-containing protein: MNYKLVHVGFGNMVVAERIVAIITPSSAPIKRLKEEAREAGLLVDVTQGRKTRAILVMDSRHVILSAIQPETITGRFEGEDGKEEKQ
- the gmk gene encoding guanylate kinase, with product MRGHLYVLSGPAGVGKGTVLREVFSRLDNIIYSISCTTRAPRPGEIDGIHYHFMDENVFKKMVEDGMFLEWAKVHGNYYGTRKDIVLEMLEKGMDVLLEIDVQGAEQVKRKMPESVTIFIQPPSFEELVKRLTGRGTESPEDLELRIKDAKTEIKYADRFEHQIINDTVDKAAEDFIKIVKKYREAAK
- a CDS encoding DNA-directed RNA polymerase subunit omega — translated: MIYMDLEKIYKDRNIPNKYILTLVIAARARQLSERKGALLGYDEKFITKAVEDLIEGRIRYSVIDTSTQKTANEPVEV
- the coaBC gene encoding bifunctional phosphopantothenoylcysteine decarboxylase/phosphopantothenate--cysteine ligase CoaBC, with translation MSQWKSDKKILFGISGGIAAYKAPDILHGLVKAGCEVETILTESAEQFVSPLALSTLSGRTVWCERDFLSSEKGWKIPHIKLTEWADVFVIAPCTANVLRMCADGDSSTLLGAAMLANNKPLLLFPAMNCNMLAHPATQRHIKAVIDMGSTVVDPDSGMLACGYEGKGRLPAYNVIYEHIWRVLCPKKDMSGMKVLVTAGPTHEYIDPVRYISNPSSGKMGYSIARAAWYRGAEVTLVSGPSHLTPPVGVNVINVITAEQMYKACIEAAPEMDIIIKAAAVGDFRVEQEAQQKIKRRDGEPLNLALVQNRDIAAELGRIKKAGQILVGFAAETQDLISNAQKKMSAKNLDMIACNDVLAKGSGFASDTNTLMIITHGGVEAEFSGSKEDAADVLLDAVIRKKTKV